Proteins from one Triticum aestivum cultivar Chinese Spring chromosome 7A, IWGSC CS RefSeq v2.1, whole genome shotgun sequence genomic window:
- the LOC123153127 gene encoding pathogenesis-related protein 1-like, producing MATQKLAISVAISAAVLVAALAQNSPEDYVGLHNAARSAAGARPVAWDDEMAREAGKRTERGCGLRSPDGAGYVNVPGHHRYGENLFQFHGSPEKAWNAGDALDAWTAPAAREYVQVVWPDSTKIGCARAICDHGRGVFISCNYEPAGMY from the coding sequence ATGGCAACACAGAAGCTAGCCATCTCCGTGGCCATTTCGGCTGCGGTCCTGGTCGCCGCGCTCGCCCAGAACTCCCCGGAGGACTACGTCGGGCTCCACAACGCGGCGCGCAGTGCGGCCGGCGCGCGACCGGTGGCGTGGGACGACGAGATGGCGCGGGAAGCAGGGAAGCGCACTGAGCGCGGCTGTGGGCTACGTAGCCCGGACGGCGCCGGCTACGTCAACGTACCCGGCCACCACAGGTATGGCGAGAATCTCTTCCAGTTCCATGGCTCGCCGGAAAAGGCATGGAACGCGGGGGATGCTTTGGATGCGTggacggcgccggcggcgagggagTACGTTCAGGTCGTGTGGCCGGACTCAACCAAGATCGGCTGCGCACGTGCCATCTGCGACCACGGTCGCGGCGTCTTCATAAGTTGCAACTACGAGCCTGCTGGTATGTACTAA